Proteins encoded in a region of the Prochlorothrix hollandica PCC 9006 = CALU 1027 genome:
- a CDS encoding Uma2 family endonuclease has protein sequence MDTVTLAAFPQAVALPPEPVWRLTLDQYQAMVRSQILTEADALEFLDGFLIPKMIKNPPHRISTQLLRQVLEAWIPEGYYVDSQEPITLATSEPEPDGAVIQGKTTDYRDRHPGGAEVLLVVEVADATLARDRGLKQRLYSAAGIPHYWILNLVDRQLECYSNPQPGAAGGTYGDYAVVGEGEAIVFPWEPDGERQEATDKTRPVVGDLL, from the coding sequence ATGGATACCGTAACCCTTGCTGCTTTCCCCCAGGCTGTGGCCTTGCCCCCGGAACCGGTGTGGCGGCTGACCTTGGATCAGTACCAGGCCATGGTGCGATCGCAGATCCTCACGGAAGCAGATGCCTTGGAGTTTCTGGATGGTTTTCTGATCCCCAAAATGATTAAAAATCCCCCCCACCGCATCAGTACCCAACTGCTACGCCAGGTGCTGGAAGCCTGGATTCCAGAGGGCTACTATGTGGACTCCCAAGAACCCATTACCTTGGCCACCAGTGAACCGGAACCTGATGGGGCGGTGATCCAAGGCAAAACTACGGACTACCGCGATCGCCATCCGGGGGGAGCGGAGGTGCTGTTGGTGGTGGAGGTGGCCGATGCGACCTTGGCCCGCGATCGGGGGCTGAAACAACGGCTCTATAGCGCTGCGGGCATTCCCCATTACTGGATTTTGAATTTGGTCGATCGTCAACTGGAATGCTACAGCAATCCTCAACCCGGGGCAGCGGGGGGCACCTATGGGGATTATGCCGTGGTGGGAGAGGGGGAAGCCATCGTTTTTCCCTGGGAACCAGACGGGGAGAGGCAAGAGGCGACCGATAAGACTCGGCCCGTGGTGGGGGATCTGCTGTAG
- a CDS encoding Uma2 family endonuclease translates to MDTLTLAASPQAVALPPEPVWRLTLDQYQAMVRSQILTEADALEFLDGFLIPKMIKNPPHRLSTGLLQDVLLAWLPPGFHLNVQEPMTLVTSEPEPDLAVVRGQRRDYRDRHPGGAEVLLVVEVADATLARDRGLKQRLYSAAAIPHYWILNLVDRQLECYSNPQSQAAGSSYGDYALVGEGEAIIFPWEPEGQGGEATDRTRPVVGDLL, encoded by the coding sequence ATGGATACCCTAACCCTTGCTGCTTCCCCCCAGGCTGTGGCCTTGCCCCCGGAACCGGTGTGGCGGCTGACCTTGGATCAGTACCAGGCCATGGTGCGATCGCAGATCCTCACGGAAGCAGATGCCTTGGAGTTTCTGGATGGTTTTCTGATCCCCAAAATGATTAAAAATCCCCCCCACCGCCTGTCCACTGGCTTATTGCAAGATGTTCTGCTGGCTTGGCTCCCCCCCGGTTTTCACCTCAATGTTCAGGAACCCATGACCCTGGTCACCAGTGAACCGGAACCGGATCTCGCGGTGGTGCGGGGTCAACGGCGGGACTACCGCGATCGCCATCCGGGGGGGGCGGAGGTGCTGTTGGTGGTGGAGGTGGCCGATGCGACCTTGGCCCGCGATCGGGGGCTGAAACAACGGCTCTATAGCGCTGCGGCCATTCCCCATTACTGGATTTTGAATTTGGTCGATCGTCAATTGGAATGCTACAGCAATCCCCAATCGCAGGCAGCGGGGTCTAGTTATGGGGATTATGCCCTGGTGGGGGAGGGGGAGGCCATCATCTTTCCCTGGGAACCAGAGGGGCAGGGGGGAGAGGCGACCGATCGGACCCGGCCCGTGGTGGGGGATCTGCTGTAG
- a CDS encoding aminotransferase-like domain-containing protein, which yields MNLTPIALHPQQVLYEQVAERLQALIHDRTLQPGDRLPSVRKLREQLSISTSTVLEAYRLLEDRGLILARPQSGYYVKATALSLPQEPTVTQPPRHACAIDISLAFQVMNAMRDRQLIQLGAAIPALDLMPLAKLNRLTGKVLRDNPTLSHGYGSPLGCDVLQAELAKRMLDAGCSLSPEQLVITNGTNEAIYFALQALTQPGDTIAIESPTYFAMLEAMKALQLKALALPTHPRTGLSLEHLETALQQKQVQACLVVSNFSNPLGSCMDDVKKKSLVALLNYYDIPLIEDDVYGELYFGGTRPKAIKAFDTEQRVLYCSSVSKILSPGLRVGWCAGGRYHRRVSQMKSIVNQCTATPNQLTVAAFLAHGGCDRHLRHLRQAYHQQMNRMIQAVCDYFPPETCVTRPQGGHVLWLEMPAGFDALALYHAALSHNISIAPGIIFSPSGRYYQNCFRLNTALPWSPALDQAMATLGQLAKNQLP from the coding sequence ATGAACCTCACCCCCATTGCCCTCCATCCCCAACAAGTGCTCTATGAACAAGTGGCGGAACGCTTGCAGGCTCTGATCCACGATCGCACCCTCCAACCGGGCGATCGCCTCCCCTCCGTCCGCAAACTGCGGGAACAACTGTCCATCAGCACCTCCACCGTCCTCGAAGCCTATCGCCTCCTGGAAGATCGGGGACTGATCCTGGCCCGTCCCCAATCGGGCTATTACGTCAAAGCCACCGCCCTCAGCCTGCCCCAAGAACCCACCGTCACCCAGCCCCCCCGCCACGCCTGTGCCATTGATATTTCCCTGGCCTTCCAGGTCATGAATGCCATGCGCGATCGCCAGTTAATCCAACTGGGAGCCGCCATCCCAGCCCTGGATCTCATGCCCTTAGCAAAGCTCAACCGCCTCACGGGCAAAGTTCTACGGGACAATCCCACCCTCAGCCATGGTTACGGATCCCCCCTGGGGTGCGACGTTCTCCAGGCTGAACTGGCCAAGCGGATGTTGGATGCGGGCTGTTCCCTGTCCCCAGAGCAACTGGTGATCACCAATGGGACCAACGAGGCCATTTATTTCGCCCTCCAAGCCCTGACCCAACCGGGGGACACCATCGCCATTGAATCCCCCACCTATTTCGCCATGCTAGAGGCCATGAAGGCGTTGCAACTGAAAGCCCTGGCCCTGCCCACCCATCCCCGCACTGGCTTAAGCCTGGAGCATTTGGAGACGGCCCTACAACAAAAGCAGGTACAAGCCTGTTTAGTGGTGTCTAACTTCAGCAATCCCTTGGGCAGTTGCATGGATGATGTTAAGAAAAAAAGCCTGGTTGCCTTGCTCAACTACTACGATATTCCCCTGATTGAAGATGACGTGTATGGAGAGTTGTATTTTGGGGGCACTCGGCCCAAGGCCATCAAAGCCTTTGATACGGAACAGCGGGTGCTGTACTGTTCCTCCGTCAGCAAGATTCTGTCCCCTGGTCTGCGGGTGGGGTGGTGTGCGGGGGGTCGCTATCACCGCCGGGTGTCCCAAATGAAGTCCATTGTCAATCAATGCACCGCAACCCCCAATCAGTTGACGGTGGCGGCGTTTTTGGCCCATGGGGGCTGCGATCGCCACCTGCGCCACCTGCGCCAAGCCTATCACCAACAAATGAACCGCATGATCCAAGCGGTGTGTGATTATTTCCCCCCTGAAACCTGTGTGACCCGTCCCCAGGGGGGCCATGTGTTGTGGTTGGAAATGCCCGCCGGTTTTGATGCCCTTGCCCTCTACCATGCGGCCCTCAGCCACAACATCAGCATTGCACCGGGGATTATCTTTTCCCCGTCGGGTCGCTATTACCAAAACTGTTTCCGCCTCAACACCGCTCTGCCCTGGTCACCGGCCTTAGACCAAGCCATGGCCACCCTAGGCCAACTGGCCAAAAACCAGTTACCCTAA
- a CDS encoding DUF1517 domain-containing protein has product MKQPPSPVPPQFPSPAAPGSGVLNPGRRRSRRLTGLLALMTLGSVWMLSPAPLLERLRAAGDRQNNRPLVTEAKGDFSPDDRAITADFQSRWLAPAWGKKSGGRSSGGSFGRSGSGSGSSGSGSSGSSGSSNSTQRSGGSSGSSGSSGSSASTPAPSIPRPSTPRPVATATPRPTSGTITSTPRPSPTATPRPTSGTITSPPRPAIVPVPIPVPIPAGRSGTSGVLLSPNAYPASATVGSNRGFPWAVLGLVAFMLGILIVAFVYAQRSSQGNRSNSGLAQGMKTGVRELDNDRVTITLLQVALLANAPQLQQNLADLATEADTSSTEGLVEELQNIALLLLRLPEYWSHVKVISESFPNREGASQRYQELSVQERRKFSAETLTNVKGRVQNRAAIAPLADEFTGDIAEYIVVTLLVGTEDDKPLLTKLYDSDSLGQALERLAAVTEAYLAIFELLWTPQAEGDNLTGDELLTEYPDMIQL; this is encoded by the coding sequence GTGAAGCAACCTCCCTCCCCTGTCCCCCCGCAATTCCCCTCCCCTGCTGCCCCTGGGTCGGGTGTCCTGAACCCTGGGCGGCGGCGATCCCGTAGACTGACGGGGTTACTGGCCCTGATGACCCTGGGGAGCGTGTGGATGCTGTCCCCGGCTCCCCTGCTGGAGCGGCTCAGGGCAGCGGGCGATCGCCAGAACAACCGACCCCTGGTTACCGAGGCTAAGGGGGATTTCTCCCCCGACGATCGGGCCATCACCGCAGACTTCCAGTCCCGTTGGCTGGCTCCCGCCTGGGGCAAAAAATCCGGAGGCCGATCGTCGGGGGGATCCTTTGGGCGCAGTGGCTCCGGTTCGGGCAGTTCCGGTTCTGGAAGTTCTGGAAGTTCTGGAAGTTCTAACTCGACCCAGCGCTCCGGTGGCTCCAGTGGCTCCAGTGGCTCCAGTGGCTCCAGTGCCAGCACTCCCGCCCCCAGCATTCCCCGTCCCAGTACCCCCCGACCCGTTGCAACGGCCACCCCCCGACCCACCAGCGGCACGATAACCAGCACTCCCCGTCCTAGCCCGACGGCCACCCCCCGACCCACCAGCGGCACGATAACCAGCCCCCCCCGTCCCGCTATTGTGCCGGTGCCCATTCCAGTGCCCATCCCTGCCGGTCGTTCCGGAACCAGTGGCGTGCTGCTGTCCCCCAATGCTTACCCCGCCAGTGCCACCGTGGGCAGCAATCGGGGGTTTCCCTGGGCTGTCTTGGGTCTAGTTGCCTTTATGCTAGGCATCCTAATCGTGGCGTTTGTTTACGCCCAGCGATCGAGCCAAGGAAACCGCAGTAACTCTGGCTTAGCTCAGGGGATGAAAACCGGTGTCCGGGAACTGGACAACGATCGGGTCACTATTACCCTGCTCCAGGTGGCACTATTGGCCAATGCGCCCCAGTTACAGCAGAATCTCGCAGATTTAGCCACAGAAGCGGATACTAGCAGCACCGAGGGCTTAGTGGAGGAACTGCAAAATATTGCATTACTCCTGCTGCGCCTACCGGAGTATTGGAGCCATGTCAAGGTTATCTCGGAGAGCTTCCCCAACCGCGAAGGGGCTAGCCAGCGCTATCAAGAGTTATCCGTGCAAGAACGTCGTAAATTCAGTGCTGAAACCCTAACCAATGTCAAGGGCCGAGTTCAAAACCGCGCAGCGATCGCCCCCCTGGCCGATGAGTTCACCGGCGATATCGCAGAATATATCGTGGTGACGCTGTTGGTGGGCACAGAAGACGATAAACCCCTACTCACGAAGCTCTATGATTCTGACTCCCTAGGGCAAGCATTAGAGCGCCTAGCCGCCGTAACCGAAGCCTATTTGGCTATTTTTGAGTTGTTATGGACTCCCCAAGCCGAAGGGGATAATTTGACCGGGGACGAGTTACTAACGGAATATCCCGACATGATCCAACTGTAA
- a CDS encoding RluA family pseudouridine synthase, whose product MALNQGWTYQEQVKPAAAGMTLWNYYCHHYHHSTPEQWHDRIVSGQIHLDHCPSSPETPLRSGQTLTYHRPPWLEPEVPLDVEIVHQDPDFWIVAKPSGLPVLPGGPFLDHTLLHQLRRLYPQDTPVPIHRLGRGTSGLMVLARSPLARSHFSEALRQHRITKIYRALVVAGPGSVQILPDRFTCTQPIGPVPHPSLGTVHSASPQGRPAHSDGWVLRRQGDRTLVEVQIHTGRPHQIRIHLASLGYPLLGDPLYGVGGVPVTVLPGERMPVPGDGGYWLHAHRLGFEHPRSSHWQEWVCAPPEPLQ is encoded by the coding sequence ATGGCCCTTAATCAAGGCTGGACTTACCAAGAACAGGTGAAACCCGCCGCCGCTGGTATGACCCTATGGAACTACTACTGTCACCACTACCACCACTCCACCCCGGAACAGTGGCACGATCGCATTGTCAGCGGCCAAATCCACCTGGATCACTGCCCCAGTTCCCCTGAAACTCCCCTGCGATCGGGGCAAACCCTGACCTATCATCGCCCCCCCTGGCTTGAGCCAGAGGTTCCCTTAGACGTTGAGATTGTGCACCAGGATCCAGATTTTTGGATTGTGGCCAAGCCTTCGGGGTTGCCGGTGTTACCCGGTGGGCCGTTTTTAGATCATACGCTTTTGCACCAGTTACGGCGGCTCTATCCCCAGGATACTCCGGTTCCTATTCATCGATTGGGTCGGGGTACCTCAGGCTTGATGGTGCTAGCCCGATCGCCCCTCGCCCGATCCCACTTTAGCGAAGCCCTGCGACAACACCGCATCACTAAAATTTACCGGGCTTTAGTGGTGGCTGGCCCAGGGTCGGTGCAAATTTTGCCCGATCGCTTCACCTGTACCCAGCCCATCGGACCCGTGCCCCACCCCAGTTTAGGAACCGTCCACAGTGCCAGTCCCCAGGGTCGCCCTGCCCACAGTGACGGCTGGGTGCTGCGGCGGCAGGGCGATCGAACCTTAGTGGAAGTCCAGATCCACACGGGCCGTCCCCACCAAATCCGCATCCATTTAGCCAGCCTGGGATACCCCCTCCTCGGCGATCCCCTCTATGGGGTGGGGGGAGTGCCGGTGACGGTGCTGCCGGGGGAACGGATGCCGGTGCCGGGGGACGGTGGCTACTGGCTCCACGCCCATCGTTTGGGGTTCGAGCATCCCCGATCGAGCCACTGGCAAGAGTGGGTCTGTGCGCCCCCGGAGCCATTGCAATAA